The Burkholderia pyrrocinia genome has a segment encoding these proteins:
- a CDS encoding MBL fold metallo-hydrolase — MRFASLGSGSEGNALVVEASSGTTTTRVLLDCGFSAKEVERRLGRLNLGIDDLDAILITHEHSDHVGSALTLARRASLPLYMSWGTARAVGADEADVDLHVLWGDETAAIRDLAVIPYTVPHDAREPLQFVFMDGCSRLGVLTDVGMATPHITAVLSGCDALVLESNHDTAMLAASRYPQSLKARIGGNHGHLSNDAAADILASLERSRLQHLVAAHLSQQNNLPELARQAFAGVLGTSGEDVVVATQDAGFDWLMLG, encoded by the coding sequence GTGCGATTCGCCAGCCTCGGAAGCGGCAGCGAAGGCAACGCGCTGGTCGTCGAGGCCTCGAGCGGCACGACGACCACCCGCGTGCTGCTCGACTGCGGCTTTTCTGCCAAGGAGGTCGAGCGCCGGCTCGGCCGACTGAATCTCGGCATCGATGATCTCGATGCGATCCTCATCACCCATGAACACAGCGACCACGTCGGCAGTGCGCTGACGCTCGCCCGGCGCGCGTCGCTGCCGCTCTACATGAGCTGGGGCACCGCGCGGGCGGTAGGCGCGGACGAGGCCGATGTCGATCTCCACGTGCTGTGGGGCGACGAGACGGCCGCGATCCGCGATCTGGCCGTCATACCCTATACGGTCCCTCACGATGCGCGCGAGCCGCTCCAGTTCGTCTTTATGGACGGCTGCAGCCGGCTCGGCGTGTTGACGGACGTCGGAATGGCCACGCCGCACATCACGGCCGTCCTGAGCGGCTGTGACGCGCTGGTGCTCGAATCCAACCATGACACGGCGATGCTGGCCGCGAGCCGCTATCCGCAGTCTCTGAAGGCGCGGATCGGCGGCAACCACGGTCACCTGAGCAACGACGCGGCGGCCGACATCCTCGCGTCGCTCGAACGCAGCCGCCTCCAGCACCTGGTCGCGGCCCATCTGAGCCAGCAGAACAACCTGCCGGAACTGGCCCGCCAGGCGTTTGCCGGCGTGCTGGGGACGAGCGGGGAAGACGTGGTCGTGGCCACGCAGGACGCGGGGTTCGACTGGCTGATGCTCGGTTGA
- a CDS encoding FKBP-type peptidyl-prolyl cis-trans isomerase — protein MKIAKNTVVSVTYKLSDAQGNLIEESDEPMVYLHGGYDGTFPKIEEQLDGQEPGYQAQIQLEPQDAFGDYDPELVKIEPRDRFPEPLEVGMQFEGTPEDGDEEVDSLIYTVTDVAEDKVVLDGNHPLAGMALRFALTVKDVREATEDEIEHEHAHGAEGLEIVDEDEDEDGEAPSGRTLH, from the coding sequence ATGAAAATCGCAAAAAACACCGTCGTGTCGGTCACTTACAAGCTGTCGGATGCACAGGGCAATCTGATCGAGGAAAGCGACGAGCCGATGGTCTATCTGCACGGCGGCTATGATGGCACGTTCCCCAAGATCGAGGAACAGCTCGACGGCCAGGAGCCGGGCTACCAGGCACAGATTCAGCTCGAGCCGCAGGACGCGTTCGGCGACTACGATCCCGAACTCGTGAAGATCGAGCCGCGCGATCGTTTTCCCGAGCCGCTCGAAGTGGGCATGCAGTTCGAAGGCACGCCGGAAGACGGTGACGAGGAAGTCGATTCGCTGATCTATACGGTCACCGACGTCGCCGAAGACAAGGTCGTGCTCGACGGCAATCACCCGCTGGCAGGCATGGCGCTGCGTTTCGCACTCACGGTGAAGGACGTTCGCGAAGCAACCGAAGACGAAATCGAGCATGAGCACGCGCATGGCGCGGAAGGGCTCGAGATCGTCGACGAGGACGAAGACGAAGACGGCGAAGCGCCGTCAGGGCGCACCCTGCACTGA
- a CDS encoding NAD(P)/FAD-dependent oxidoreductase, translating into MLRLSEVKLPLDHPESALEAAIRARLEELGVAADGLLRYSVFRRAHDARKRSDIKLTYIVDVEVKDEAAVLKRLAGKPHCGVTPDMAYHFVAKAPEHADFLRPVVIGMGPCGLFAGLILAQMGFRPIILERGKAVRERTKDTFGLWRKSVLNPESNVQFGEGGAGTFSDGKLYSQIKDPNHYGRKVLDEFVKAGAPEDILYLSRPHIGTFRLVSMVEKMRASIHELGGEVRFETRVDDIEIDQGKVRSLTLSNGETLRCDHVVLAVGHSARDTFQMLHDRGVYIEAKPFSLGFRIEHPQGLIDRSRFGKFAGHKQLGAADYKVVHHCSNGRAVYSFCMCPGGTVVAATSEPGRVVTNGMSQYSRAERNANAGIVVGITPEDYPGGPLAGIAFQRKWEERAFELGGGDYRAPGQLVGDFIAGRPSTSLGSVEPSYKPGVNPTDLSTALPDYVIEAIREALPQIDKKIAGFAMHDAVLTGVETRTSSPIRIRRKDDYQSMNVEGLYPAGEGAGYAGGIYSAAIDGIEVAQAVALSMTSAHAS; encoded by the coding sequence ATGTTACGGCTAAGCGAAGTTAAACTCCCCCTCGACCATCCCGAAAGCGCTCTCGAAGCCGCGATTCGCGCGCGCCTCGAGGAGCTTGGCGTGGCGGCAGACGGGCTCCTCCGATACAGCGTGTTCCGCCGTGCGCACGATGCACGCAAGCGCTCCGACATCAAGCTGACGTATATCGTCGATGTCGAAGTCAAGGACGAAGCGGCCGTGCTCAAGCGACTCGCCGGCAAGCCGCATTGCGGCGTGACGCCCGACATGGCGTACCACTTCGTCGCGAAGGCCCCCGAGCACGCCGATTTCCTGCGCCCGGTCGTCATCGGCATGGGGCCGTGCGGCCTGTTCGCAGGACTGATCCTCGCGCAGATGGGATTTCGCCCCATCATCCTCGAACGCGGCAAGGCCGTGCGCGAGCGCACCAAGGACACCTTCGGCCTGTGGCGCAAGAGCGTACTCAACCCCGAATCCAACGTGCAGTTCGGCGAAGGCGGGGCCGGGACGTTCTCCGACGGCAAGCTGTACAGCCAGATCAAGGATCCCAACCACTATGGCCGCAAGGTGCTGGACGAATTCGTCAAGGCGGGCGCGCCGGAAGACATCCTGTATCTGAGCCGGCCGCACATCGGCACGTTCCGGCTCGTCAGCATGGTGGAAAAAATGCGCGCTTCCATCCATGAACTGGGTGGTGAAGTGCGCTTCGAAACCCGGGTCGACGACATCGAAATCGACCAGGGCAAGGTGCGGTCGCTCACGCTCTCGAACGGGGAAACGCTCCGGTGCGACCACGTGGTGCTGGCGGTGGGCCACAGCGCGCGCGACACGTTCCAGATGCTGCACGATCGCGGCGTGTATATCGAAGCCAAGCCGTTTTCGCTGGGTTTTCGCATCGAACATCCGCAGGGGCTGATCGATCGCAGCCGCTTCGGCAAGTTTGCGGGCCACAAGCAACTCGGCGCGGCCGACTACAAGGTGGTCCACCACTGCAGCAACGGACGGGCGGTCTACAGCTTCTGCATGTGCCCCGGGGGCACGGTGGTCGCGGCGACCTCGGAGCCGGGCCGCGTGGTCACCAATGGCATGAGCCAGTACTCACGGGCCGAGCGCAACGCGAATGCGGGCATCGTCGTCGGCATCACGCCGGAAGACTATCCGGGCGGCCCGCTGGCGGGCATCGCGTTCCAGCGCAAATGGGAAGAGCGCGCATTCGAACTCGGCGGCGGCGATTACCGCGCGCCGGGCCAACTGGTCGGCGATTTCATCGCGGGCCGGCCGTCGACGTCGCTGGGCTCGGTGGAGCCGTCTTACAAGCCGGGCGTGAATCCGACCGATCTCAGCACCGCGCTGCCGGACTACGTGATCGAAGCGATCCGTGAAGCATTGCCCCAGATCGACAAAAAGATCGCGGGCTTCGCGATGCACGATGCCGTGCTCACCGGCGTGGAGACGCGCACTTCGTCGCCGATCCGGATTCGACGCAAGGACGACTACCAGAGCATGAACGTCGAAGGCCTGTATCCGGCCGGCGAAGGCGCGGGGTATGCGGGCGGCATCTATTCGGCTGCCATCGACGGCATCGAAGTCGCGCAAGCGGTGGCACTCAGCATGACGTCGGCGCACGCGTCCTGA
- a CDS encoding inositol monophosphatase family protein yields the protein MHPMLNIAVKAARRAGQIINRASLDLDLIEIRKKQQNDFVTEVDKAAEEAIIETLKTAYPDHAILAEESGESENESEFKWIIDPLDGTTNFIHGFPYYCVSIALEHKGVVTQAVVYDPNKNDLFTATRGRGAYLNDRRIRVGRRDRLSDALVGTGFPFREKDGLDAYARLFTEMTQACTGLRRPGAAALDLANVAAGRLDAFFEQGINVWDMAAGSLLITEAGGLVGNYTGDADFLHRHEIVAANPKIYAQMIPILNRYTRVHPAAE from the coding sequence ATGCATCCCATGCTCAATATTGCTGTCAAGGCTGCGCGCCGCGCCGGACAGATCATCAATCGCGCGTCCCTCGATCTCGACCTGATCGAGATCCGCAAGAAGCAGCAGAACGACTTCGTCACCGAAGTGGACAAGGCCGCCGAAGAGGCAATCATCGAGACGCTGAAGACCGCCTACCCCGACCACGCGATCCTCGCGGAAGAATCGGGCGAGTCGGAAAACGAATCCGAATTCAAGTGGATCATCGATCCGCTCGACGGCACGACCAACTTCATCCACGGCTTCCCGTACTACTGCGTATCGATCGCACTCGAGCACAAGGGCGTCGTCACGCAGGCCGTCGTCTACGATCCGAACAAGAACGACCTGTTCACGGCCACGCGTGGCCGCGGCGCATACCTGAACGATCGCCGCATCCGCGTCGGCCGCCGCGACCGCCTGTCGGACGCACTGGTCGGCACGGGCTTCCCGTTCCGCGAGAAGGACGGCCTCGATGCGTACGCGCGCCTCTTCACCGAAATGACGCAAGCCTGCACGGGCCTGCGCCGCCCGGGTGCGGCGGCACTCGATCTCGCCAACGTCGCGGCCGGCCGCCTCGACGCGTTCTTCGAACAGGGCATCAACGTGTGGGACATGGCGGCGGGCAGCCTGCTGATCACCGAGGCCGGCGGCCTCGTCGGCAACTACACGGGCGACGCCGATTTCCTGCATCGCCATGAAATCGTCGCCGCGAACCCGAAGATCTACGCGCAGATGATCCCGATCCTGAATCGCTACACCCGCGTGCATCCGGCGGCGGAATAA
- a CDS encoding cupin domain-containing protein, which yields MRNRSQAEPRDAAAAPLGAPPSDLPTPLLGGLTPAQFMRGYWQKKPLLIRQAIPGIASPVTRDALFELASDYDAESRLITHFRNKWQLSHGPFEPDSLPAVTRKSWTLLVQGLDLHVDAARALLDRFRFIPDARLDDLMISYATDGGGVGPHFDSYDVFLLQVEGRRRWRVGAQKDLSLQPDVSLKILENFEPSDEWVLEPGDMLYLPPHIAHDGVAEGECMTCSIGFRAPSSGELGAQFLYYLAERGGLRDGGGDDLYRDPKQPAVDTPAQLPPALVERVAEIVDAIRWRKRDVAEFLGCYLSEPKPNVVFDPPARPLSEAAFVTQASRRGVCLDRRAALMYNARSYFINGEEGPLEQAGEWLPELANQRQMEAKRFVTLSRAPSMTALLHEWYCAGWIRVGGRN from the coding sequence ATGCGCAACCGGTCTCAAGCCGAACCGCGGGATGCCGCTGCCGCCCCGCTCGGCGCGCCGCCTTCCGATCTTCCCACACCGCTGCTCGGCGGTCTCACGCCGGCGCAATTCATGCGCGGTTACTGGCAGAAGAAACCGCTCCTGATCCGCCAGGCGATCCCCGGCATTGCGTCGCCGGTCACGCGCGATGCGCTGTTCGAGCTGGCATCCGACTATGACGCGGAATCGCGACTGATCACCCATTTTCGTAACAAGTGGCAACTGTCGCACGGTCCGTTCGAGCCCGACTCGCTGCCGGCCGTCACGCGCAAGTCCTGGACCCTGCTCGTGCAGGGGCTCGACCTGCACGTCGATGCGGCGCGCGCGCTGCTCGACCGCTTCCGCTTCATCCCCGACGCGCGGCTGGACGACCTGATGATCTCGTATGCGACCGACGGCGGCGGCGTCGGTCCGCATTTCGATTCGTACGATGTATTCCTGCTGCAGGTCGAAGGCCGGCGTCGCTGGCGCGTCGGTGCGCAGAAAGACCTGTCGCTGCAGCCGGATGTGTCGCTGAAGATCCTCGAGAACTTCGAACCGAGCGACGAATGGGTGCTGGAGCCCGGCGACATGCTGTACCTGCCGCCCCACATCGCGCACGACGGCGTCGCCGAAGGCGAATGCATGACCTGCTCGATCGGCTTCCGGGCCCCGTCCTCGGGCGAACTGGGCGCCCAGTTCCTGTACTATCTCGCGGAGCGCGGCGGCCTGCGCGACGGGGGCGGCGACGACCTCTACCGCGATCCGAAGCAGCCGGCCGTCGACACGCCCGCGCAATTGCCTCCGGCGCTGGTCGAGCGCGTCGCCGAGATCGTCGACGCCATCCGCTGGCGCAAGCGCGACGTCGCCGAATTCCTCGGCTGCTACCTGAGCGAGCCCAAACCGAACGTCGTATTCGACCCGCCGGCGCGTCCGCTGTCCGAGGCCGCGTTCGTCACGCAAGCGTCACGCCGCGGTGTGTGTCTCGACAGAAGGGCCGCATTGATGTATAACGCGCGATCGTACTTCATTAATGGCGAGGAAGGACCGCTCGAGCAGGCCGGCGAATGGCTGCCCGAACTGGCCAATCAACGCCAGATGGAGGCGAAACGGTTTGTAACACTATCCCGGGCTCCCTCGATGACAGCCTTGTTGCACGAGTGGTATTGTGCGGGCTGGATACGGGTCGGAGGCCGGAATTAG
- the mutS gene encoding DNA mismatch repair protein MutS translates to MTTLSPEAFAGHTPMMQQYLRIKADHPDTLVFYRMGDFYELFFEDAEKASRLLDLTLTQRGATAGTPIKMAGVPHHAVEQYLAKLVKMGESVAICEQIGDPATSKGPVERKVVRVVTPGTLTDAALLSDKNDVYLLAMCTGHNKRGVAVNIGLAWLNLASGALRLAEIEPEQLGAALERIRPAEILTADGATDAAPAGTGATKRVPAWHFDIASGTQRLCDQLDVASLDGFGAHSLTSACGAAGALLLYAAATQGQQLRHVRSLKVENETEYIGLDPATRRNLELTETLRGTESPTLYSLLDTCCTTMGSRLLRHWLHHPPRASVAAQSRQQAIGALLDAPANASLDALRSALRQIADVERITGRLALLSARPRDLSSLRDTFAALPALRERIGAIVANADALTRVDAALAPPAECLDLLTSAIAPEPAAMVRDGGVIARGYDAELDELRDISENCGQFLIDLEARERTRTGIANLRVEYNKVHGFYIEVTRGQTDKVPDDYRRRQTLKNAERYITPELKTFEDKALSAQERALARERALYDAVLQALLPFIPECQRVASALAELDLLAAFAERARALDWVAPTFTDEIGIEIEQGRHPVVEAQVEQFIANDCRFGTERKLLLITGPNMGGKSTFMRQTALIALMAYVGSYVPAKSACFGPIDRIFTRIGAADDLAGGRSTFMVEMTEAAAILNDATPQSLVLMDEIGRGTSTFDGLALAWAIARHLLAHNACYTLFATHYFELTQLPAEFPQAANVHLSAVEHGHGIVFLHAVNEGPANQSYGLQVAQLAGVPTPVIRAARKHLAYLEQQSAVQHTPQLDLFSAQPVVVDDLECADAPALPDTPHPALEKLRDIDPDDLKPREALDLLYELRTLVRSHDADGHA, encoded by the coding sequence ATGACCACGCTGTCGCCCGAGGCCTTTGCTGGCCACACTCCAATGATGCAGCAGTACCTGCGCATCAAGGCCGACCACCCCGACACGCTCGTGTTCTACCGGATGGGCGACTTCTACGAGCTGTTTTTCGAAGATGCGGAAAAGGCCTCGCGCCTGCTCGACCTGACCCTCACGCAGCGCGGCGCCACAGCCGGCACGCCGATCAAGATGGCCGGCGTGCCGCATCACGCGGTCGAGCAGTATCTGGCGAAGCTCGTGAAGATGGGCGAATCGGTCGCGATCTGCGAGCAGATCGGCGATCCGGCCACGTCGAAAGGCCCCGTCGAGCGCAAGGTCGTGCGCGTCGTCACGCCCGGCACGCTGACCGATGCCGCGCTGCTGTCCGACAAGAACGACGTCTACCTGCTCGCGATGTGCACGGGCCACAACAAGCGCGGCGTCGCGGTCAACATCGGCCTCGCGTGGCTCAACCTCGCAAGCGGCGCGCTGCGGCTTGCCGAAATCGAACCCGAGCAGCTCGGCGCCGCGCTCGAGCGCATCCGGCCAGCCGAAATCCTGACGGCGGACGGCGCAACCGACGCCGCACCGGCAGGCACGGGCGCAACCAAGCGCGTGCCGGCGTGGCACTTCGACATCGCATCGGGCACGCAACGCCTGTGCGACCAGCTCGATGTCGCGAGCCTCGACGGTTTCGGCGCGCATTCGTTGACGAGCGCCTGCGGCGCCGCGGGCGCGCTGCTGCTCTACGCAGCGGCCACGCAAGGCCAGCAACTGCGGCACGTGCGCAGCCTGAAGGTCGAGAACGAAACCGAATACATCGGGCTCGATCCGGCCACGCGCCGCAACCTCGAACTGACCGAGACGCTGCGCGGCACCGAGTCGCCGACGCTGTATTCGCTGCTCGACACCTGCTGCACGACGATGGGCAGCCGCCTGCTGCGTCACTGGCTGCATCACCCGCCGCGCGCATCGGTCGCCGCGCAGTCGCGCCAGCAGGCGATCGGCGCGCTGCTCGATGCGCCGGCGAATGCCAGCCTCGATGCGCTTCGCAGCGCACTGCGCCAGATCGCCGACGTCGAGCGGATCACCGGGCGTCTCGCGCTGCTGTCCGCGCGCCCGCGCGACCTGTCGAGCCTGCGCGACACGTTCGCCGCGCTGCCGGCGCTGCGCGAGCGCATCGGCGCGATCGTCGCGAATGCGGACGCGCTCACCCGCGTCGACGCGGCACTCGCGCCGCCCGCCGAATGCCTCGACCTGCTGACGAGCGCGATTGCGCCCGAGCCGGCCGCGATGGTGCGCGACGGCGGCGTGATCGCGCGCGGCTACGATGCCGAGCTCGACGAGCTGCGCGACATCTCGGAGAACTGCGGGCAGTTCCTGATCGATCTCGAAGCGCGCGAACGCACGCGCACCGGCATCGCGAACCTGCGCGTCGAATACAACAAGGTGCATGGCTTCTATATCGAGGTCACGCGCGGCCAGACCGACAAGGTGCCCGACGATTACCGCCGCCGCCAGACGCTGAAGAACGCCGAGCGCTACATCACGCCCGAACTGAAGACCTTCGAGGACAAGGCGCTGTCCGCACAGGAACGCGCGCTGGCGCGCGAACGCGCGCTGTACGACGCCGTGCTGCAGGCGCTGCTGCCGTTCATCCCCGAGTGCCAGCGCGTCGCATCGGCACTCGCCGAGCTCGACCTGCTCGCCGCATTCGCCGAACGCGCGCGCGCGCTCGACTGGGTCGCGCCGACCTTCACCGACGAGATCGGCATCGAAATCGAACAGGGCCGTCACCCGGTCGTCGAAGCCCAGGTCGAGCAGTTCATCGCGAACGACTGCCGGTTCGGCACCGAGCGCAAGCTGCTGCTGATCACCGGTCCGAACATGGGCGGTAAGTCGACGTTCATGCGGCAGACGGCGCTGATCGCGCTGATGGCTTACGTCGGCAGCTACGTGCCGGCGAAGTCGGCATGCTTCGGTCCGATCGACCGGATCTTCACGCGCATCGGCGCCGCCGACGATCTCGCGGGCGGCCGCTCGACGTTCATGGTCGAGATGACCGAGGCCGCGGCGATCCTCAACGACGCGACCCCGCAAAGCCTCGTGCTGATGGACGAGATCGGCCGCGGCACGTCGACGTTCGACGGCCTCGCGCTCGCGTGGGCCATCGCGCGCCACCTGCTGGCGCACAACGCCTGCTACACGCTGTTCGCGACGCACTACTTCGAGCTGACGCAACTGCCGGCCGAATTCCCGCAAGCGGCCAACGTCCACCTGTCGGCCGTCGAGCACGGCCACGGCATCGTGTTCCTGCACGCGGTCAACGAAGGCCCGGCGAACCAGAGCTACGGCCTGCAGGTCGCGCAGCTCGCGGGCGTCCCGACGCCCGTGATCCGCGCCGCGCGCAAGCACCTCGCCTATCTCGAACAGCAGTCGGCGGTACAGCACACGCCGCAACTCGACCTGTTCAGCGCGCAGCCGGTGGTCGTCGACGATCTCGAATGCGCGGACGCGCCTGCGCTGCCCGACACGCCGCATCCGGCGCTCGAGAAGCTGCGCGACATCGATCCCGACGATCTCAAGCCGCGCGAGGCGCTCGACCTGTTGTACGAACTGCGCACGCTGGTCCGGTCGCACGATGCCGACGGGCACGCGTAA
- a CDS encoding class I SAM-dependent methyltransferase — protein sequence MSESVIAAAGGHVAQAEPSRWVAQWSRLVPAGGAVLDVAAGGGRHARWFASHGHPVVALDRDPAALAALRTIAGVDARDADLEGAPWPLPAGERFSAVIVTHYLHRPLWPHLLDAVAPGGVLIYETFAQGNETVGKPSNPAFLLAPGELLDAVHGRLRVVAYEDGFVAAPREAFVQRLCAVREGATPKAGAGIPRYELPG from the coding sequence ATGAGCGAATCCGTCATCGCCGCCGCGGGCGGCCACGTCGCACAGGCCGAGCCGTCGCGCTGGGTCGCGCAATGGTCGCGGCTCGTTCCGGCCGGCGGCGCGGTGCTCGACGTCGCCGCGGGCGGGGGCCGCCATGCGCGCTGGTTCGCGTCGCATGGGCATCCGGTGGTCGCGCTCGACCGCGACCCGGCCGCGCTGGCCGCGTTGCGCACGATTGCGGGCGTCGATGCCCGCGATGCCGATCTCGAAGGCGCGCCGTGGCCGCTGCCGGCCGGCGAGCGGTTTTCGGCCGTGATCGTCACCCATTATCTGCATCGCCCGCTCTGGCCCCATCTGCTCGATGCGGTGGCCCCGGGCGGCGTGCTCATCTACGAAACTTTCGCGCAAGGAAACGAAACGGTCGGCAAACCGTCCAACCCCGCGTTCCTGCTCGCCCCGGGCGAGCTGCTGGACGCCGTGCACGGCCGCCTGCGGGTGGTCGCGTACGAGGATGGTTTCGTCGCCGCGCCGCGCGAGGCGTTCGTCCAGCGTCTCTGCGCAGTGCGCGAGGGCGCGACCCCGAAGGCGGGGGCGGGAATTCCACGTTACGAACTGCCCGGCTAA
- the dapA gene encoding 4-hydroxy-tetrahydrodipicolinate synthase — translation MANGTQDGIQIRGSIPAIVTPMLEDGSLDLPAFRKLIDWHIAEGTDALVVVGTSGESATLSVEEHILMIRTAVEHAAKRIPIIAGAGGNSTAEAIELTKHAKSVGADATLQVVPYYNKPTQEGMYRHFKTIAEAVDLPVILYNVPGRTVADMANETMLRLAQVPGIIGVKEATGNIDRAAHLIKAAPKHFAIYSGDDPTAIALMLLGGHGNISVTANVAPRAMSELCRAALAGDVQTARELHMKLLSLHKNLFIEANPIPVKWALQAMGKMQGGIRLPLTALDERCHDAVRSALVEAGVLA, via the coding sequence ATGGCTAACGGCACCCAAGACGGCATTCAAATCCGCGGCAGCATCCCCGCGATCGTCACCCCGATGCTCGAAGACGGCAGTCTCGACCTGCCGGCGTTTCGCAAACTGATCGACTGGCACATCGCGGAAGGCACCGATGCGCTCGTCGTGGTCGGTACGAGCGGCGAGTCGGCAACGCTCAGCGTCGAAGAGCACATCCTGATGATCCGCACCGCGGTCGAGCATGCGGCGAAACGCATTCCGATCATCGCGGGCGCGGGCGGCAACTCGACCGCAGAGGCGATCGAGCTGACGAAGCACGCGAAGTCCGTCGGCGCGGACGCGACGCTGCAGGTCGTGCCGTACTACAACAAGCCGACGCAGGAAGGCATGTACCGTCACTTCAAGACGATCGCCGAAGCGGTCGACCTGCCGGTGATCCTGTACAACGTGCCGGGCCGCACGGTCGCGGACATGGCGAACGAGACGATGCTGCGTCTCGCGCAAGTGCCGGGCATCATCGGCGTGAAGGAAGCGACGGGCAACATCGATCGTGCCGCGCACCTGATCAAGGCCGCGCCGAAGCATTTCGCGATCTACAGCGGCGACGATCCGACGGCGATCGCGCTGATGCTGCTCGGCGGCCACGGCAACATCTCGGTGACGGCGAACGTTGCGCCGCGCGCGATGAGCGAGCTGTGCCGCGCGGCGCTGGCCGGCGACGTGCAGACGGCCCGCGAGCTGCACATGAAGCTGCTGTCGCTGCACAAGAACCTGTTCATCGAGGCGAACCCGATTCCGGTGAAATGGGCGCTGCAGGCGATGGGCAAGATGCAGGGCGGCATCCGACTGCCGCTCACGGCGCTCGACGAGCGCTGCCACGATGCCGTGCGTTCGGCCCTCGTCGAGGCCGGCGTTCTCGCCTGA
- the bamC gene encoding outer membrane protein assembly factor BamC produces the protein MKRFAISSRAIQMSVVALALGALAGCDTLNDYLAPDRVNYKNTGSAPPLAVPSDLKPVPTTQQFVAPPTNAGLGTLPPRVTTQAGNATDGIPSAQDPLGMHIERDGDRRWLVVDGRTPEQLWPILKEFWQENGFSLKTDAPSTGIMATDWAENRANIPDDWFRRTIGKVIDFAYSSGTRDRFRTLVNRTSDGNTDISITHSAMEEMMVGPQGGTSSRWEERPRNPVLEAVFLSKLMQKFGLTDAQAKQLLTDAHPATAPAQVSDTSTGAATLQLAESFDRAWLRVGLALDRTNFTVDNRDREKGVYTVRYANSMEELKRDGLFGKLFYGGPAAAKPGKEFLVNVRAQGNGGTQVAVVGANGQVDNSSDAQRIISLLHAQLN, from the coding sequence ATGAAACGTTTCGCCATTTCCTCTCGCGCCATCCAGATGTCGGTGGTGGCGCTGGCGCTGGGCGCGCTCGCCGGCTGCGATACGCTGAACGATTACCTGGCCCCTGATCGGGTCAACTACAAGAACACCGGTTCGGCGCCGCCGCTCGCGGTGCCGAGCGACCTGAAGCCGGTGCCGACGACCCAGCAGTTCGTCGCGCCGCCGACCAACGCCGGGCTCGGCACGCTGCCGCCGCGAGTCACGACGCAGGCCGGCAACGCGACCGACGGCATCCCGAGCGCGCAGGATCCGCTCGGCATGCACATCGAGCGCGACGGCGATCGCCGCTGGCTCGTCGTCGATGGCCGGACGCCCGAGCAGTTGTGGCCAATCCTGAAGGAGTTCTGGCAGGAGAACGGTTTCTCGCTGAAGACCGATGCGCCGTCGACGGGCATCATGGCCACCGACTGGGCCGAGAACCGCGCGAACATTCCCGACGACTGGTTCCGCCGCACGATCGGCAAGGTCATCGATTTCGCGTACTCGTCCGGCACGCGCGACCGTTTCCGTACGCTCGTGAACCGCACGTCGGACGGCAACACCGACATCTCGATCACGCATAGCGCGATGGAAGAAATGATGGTCGGCCCGCAGGGCGGCACGTCGTCGCGCTGGGAAGAGCGTCCGCGCAATCCGGTGCTCGAAGCCGTGTTCCTGTCGAAGCTGATGCAGAAGTTCGGCCTGACCGACGCGCAGGCGAAGCAACTGCTGACCGATGCGCATCCCGCGACGGCACCGGCGCAGGTCAGCGACACGAGCACCGGCGCCGCGACGCTGCAACTGGCCGAGTCGTTCGACCGTGCGTGGCTGCGCGTGGGCCTCGCGCTCGACCGTACCAACTTCACGGTCGACAATCGCGACCGCGAGAAGGGCGTGTACACCGTGCGCTACGCGAATTCGATGGAAGAGCTCAAGCGCGACGGCCTGTTCGGCAAGCTGTTCTACGGCGGTCCGGCAGCGGCGAAGCCGGGCAAGGAATTCCTGGTCAACGTGCGTGCGCAAGGCAACGGCGGCACGCAGGTCGCGGTGGTCGGCGCAAACGGCCAGGTCGACAATTCGTCGGACGCGCAGCGGATCATTTCGCTGCTGCACGCGCAGTTGAACTGA